tgctaacactaggctaatgctaacattatactaatgctaggctaatactaacaTTATACTAATGGTATTGCGAGGATAATGCTAAAACTAGACTAATAATATTGCTatggttaatgctaggctattgctaaagctaggttaatgttattgctaggcaaatgctaactTTGGGCTAAGGCTAAGTTGATGCTAAAGCTATGATAATGgtattgcaaggctaatgctaagttgaTGCTAAAGCTATGGTAAtggtattgctaggctaatgctaacgctaggctaatgctatgcaaTGCGGGCCaccacctgcatcctcacttgcatttccttcaggaaattgaaatattatagttcAATTTAATACtaagaaaatgcacaaatagtTAAATCTTCTCAAATAAACACAGTTGTCATGTTTTTACGGCTGATCAGtgttttaaaatctttatttctaCCCACATCAACACATTTTCCTgaagtgaataaaaaataaataaaaaaaacaacagaaaatgtaaaatatttaccAAATATTATTAGAAACACTAAAAGtaaccttttttaaaaacattaaaatatgtcaataatGTTACATATATGTCACATTCttacaagtaaataaataaaaactaaaatatttactaaatatctgaataactgtaaaataaacaaacaaattttGCCTTTTTGACATTAAAATAGGTagaaaattttaaatgtattatctCATAAATTTCTactaataaagtaaataaatacataaaaaatatgtgaataactgtaaaataaagacacaaattaaGACTTTTCTACattaaaatgtgtagaaaaattCAAATATGATTTCATATATTGTTACGAataaggtaaataaataaataaaaactaaatattatattaataactgtaaaataaatgtagccttttttagacaaaaaaacatgcacaaacatcactaatttaaaaatacaaaacaaacaaaaaacagatgtttgtttttattctattttatttatacacTATTTAATGTGACTAAATACTAAACCTGTGAAGCGTGCGACTTCGGCTCCTGGTTTTCCTTGGTGTTCTCcgaagactctgattggctcattttgTCCGTCCACTGCATGCTGGTGATGCTGTCATCGCCGATCGCTGTGGGCGGAGCAAAGAGAGGTGACGTTAGCTCTGAAACGTGAACATGAAGCTCAGGTTCTCTGCTTTGCTCACATCGTTTGATCATCTTCGCAGGTTTAACATCAGGAGATGATTGGATGGtttctgctgagtcatggttcccatcagagggaggaggaggacagTCAGGGGAACATTCCCGACCGTCGTTCCCACTCAGCAGGATGAACTTGTTGGGGCCGTGCACGCCACACTCCTTCCCTCTGGCGGTGAGCGCTCCAATCACACTCTGGAGGTCGGCGCTTTTAGGAATCACCACCAGCTGAGTGTGGGACATGGTTGGGTGGTCCAGGATACGGATGCCATCGGGAAAGCAGCGGGGCTCCCTGGGCTGGCTTTGATTTCTTTGGGGCTCGGACTCTTGGCTTTGATGGAAGGGAAGTTTCCTCCGTTTGAGGATCAGGGGTCTCCTCGGACTGCGTCTCATGGTCGATTCACTCACGCTTTACGGGCTGAGAGTTTTTAACCTGtgggacaataaaaacacaacagttACAGATGAAAAGAGCAGCAATTTATTAGTTATCGATTCATTAAACAACTTTGGTGTCACACTGTTCAAATATCAATACTACTAATATTAATACATCAAATAATATTAATcctagattaatgctattgccaCGCTAATTTTAACataatggtaatgctagctaatgctaacgttaggcaAATGTTAAGGCTAactctaggctaatgctaacactaggatgatgctaacgctaggttGATACTAACACTATGCTAACTgtattgctaggctattgctaatgctaggctactgctaacgctaggctaatgctaaatttccaacattttttttgactTACATTCCTATCTAACCTTTCACATTAAATTAGAGTTGAAATATTTTCCACTAAAACTTAGGCTCTGCAATTttggaaatattaaaaaacatacaattttcATGCAACTCAACTAttggaattaaccagaaattggaaataacatttatattttaaagattaggggttctcaactttggcatcaggaccccatttggggtcgcgagacatttttaacctcttttcaccagatttcatgcatgaattttgccaatttaaccacatctcCAATTTATCATGACCATTATTTGCTAGTTATAACTAATTAATattattcctactttttaaattacattactccaccatttctgccacttttaagccaatattgacacaatAATTATATAGGTATCTGTCATTTTTCTGAGGGCTGAATTGGAGAAATACCCCTGACTGCAGTCCTCAGCTCGGGGCGGAGCTTAACGCTGCCCAACATCGGCATGCTATTGGCTTTCAGTCTACAGTTCGGGGCGGAGCTCAATGCGACATgctattgtgctgtgtgattattgtacagttaaaaataatcaacctcaaaataaataattttatatgTTACATAATTCTATAGGCATACAATATAGATATGGGATAGGGTTAAGGTAAGTCTGAACGCGATTGGCTTATTGAATGTTGAGCGCCGCCCCAAACTACAGGCTGTAGTCACAGGCTTctcgaattggatgctctaaatgcAGATGATGCTAAAATAGTTTTCCAAACTATATTTAACATCCCTGTTGAGGACCAACCATTTTGAAAATGTCCCATTAATTCCCAATAAAATGGTCCCAAACATCTTTTAGAATACAAGATTTTAGCACAATTGTGCCTATGTTGATATTAATAGATGTAAATGAGTAGttacacataaaataaaatgaaaataagcaGATTTAAATCAAAACAGTGATGCAAAAAGATCTGAAACAAtactttataatgtttttaacaTCATAATTCCTATGTTTagttattttctcttttaaatgagCACATGTGCATCAACCATTAGGTTAATAAATTATCAGGTAGCTCTGTTACAAATGCATATAACTCTATACATTACACcaaaatgtatatacagtagtttaCACATGTAAATGCTTAAAAATTGGGTaagatttacaatatttatgtaATCACAGAACTAAAATCAGTTCACCACCCCTGTTTACAcattaatacatacatttacatgTAAAGGTGTAAAAGCCTAGGCACATTTTCTACATCAATTGAAATGAGATGAATACGTGTGACAGCCTTGGTCTAAACTTTagaaaaactatatttaaaaaatagattagATAAAACACGTTTTAAACAGAATAACAAACACAGTTAGCAGCAGCTAGCACAGCTGTCATCAAACCTTCCAGCTTTGTTGTTTCTCTTTCTGTCGCTTGTTCGGACTAAGTTTTCAGCTGCTGTTCTTGTTACAAATATTACTAAACGTTAGCTTGACGTTTTACATCCAACGTTTGTTTTAAAGTGACCAGAACACCAAcagttgaaacaaaaacaagcatcaAATTGCTACTTTTTAACTGTTTGGAAGCATGAACGGCTAACGCCACAAAGCAAAGCGGTGCTGCTACTGTTAGCCGAGCGGTTAGCGTCGTAGCTAAACAACAAAGCCAGACCTTCATGATATGACGGTGTTTCAGGCGATGCCACACTGGGGGATTCTGATTAGAGATCCTAACAAAAGCCTCATATTTTATTCAAGCGATCACTGCTTGGTTCGGTGTCACTGGTGAGCGCTACTCGGTGGATTCCGTTTGAATTTTTGGCGCTGTGGGTGTTTCCTGGGCTGCCTGATCACGTGGGTGGAAATTATCCAATGGCAATAAAGAGATTCGGTGTTTCCTGTCCGAGCGAAACTTGATgtgaattaaaacatttttttttttttttttttaagaaaaaatttcaatattaaaaaaaatactttttataatatttttacctttctaatttaaaatgttacatatttacaatatataGTACCTGTCCTAACTCGAttagatacaaaaacacacgagatattgtacaaaaaatgtttttataattttttttcatatttatttacgttattaggttattcatttttaatcgacgttttttttcttcttctatcttattttaaaaaaaaaaacatacatacacatatatatatatatatatatatatatatatatatatatatatatatatatatatatatatatatataacatttttacaatatatataaCCAGTCCTAACTTGGTTACATATAATACATGAGATAGgcataaaagaataaaatagcaaaaataaatgaccAAGGCACTTTTGTTATGAGAGTGATAATAATTGTATCTTTaggttttatttagaaaaaaaaataaaaatgaaaataaaaataaaattattttttatattattgtgtttgtgaaaACAACGTAAATTGTTAGGGGGGGAGAAAGCCAAAGAAGAGCAGGAAAATAATCCAAACATTCATTTCTGGGAaaatttaaccttttttataaaccaaaaaaggaaaattagaTGAAGACTTTTGGAATAACAAACAGAACTGAATTTTTGAATGAAACCACCCCctccccaaaaaaaacataataaaatttaaaatcaaacgttttttgtggatttcaagtcacgtgatgtaaacagtccAGTCAGCAGCTAGAGTATTCAACTCGGCTGGACCAATCAGAGACGGTATTGGTGGAAAACGGGAAATAAGCAAACGAGGGAGAAACAAAACAGCAGGAGAAACTACTGAATTAAAACACGCAAAACGGAATATAACGATGGTAAACCGCTTCAGGGTAAGTTTCACGTTAAGTTTGTGGGTAATTGTGGTAAAACTAAagtttttttaacttaatttttaACATGTGAACGATAAAAATGTGTATGTTCTGGTGTTGTAATTGTTTAATATGCTTTCTGTTGATGTTTACTaatgtttttgtcttcttttcagCCTCGGGTTTGGGGATATATTTAATTAATGCCCCGTAGGGGAAAGAAGAGCGAGAAGCCTCCACTGCAGTTCCTGGAGCGGCCTGTGAGTGTCGCTAAAGTGCAGCGTCATGATCCTGAAGTTCGAGCAGCTTTTAACCCTAAAGAGTTTTTCACTGAGTCACAGACAGAGAGCAGCTCGGTTCTGAACTCATGGGTGAGTCACTCTGGATCACATCCCCATGTGTCCTACAAATGCAATAATCAGCCTTCAACATTAGATTAAAGGTCTTGACATTACAAAAGTCTTATggctttaattaaaattaatttatatttaaattaaaagaaaatagagGTTATGTTTCGACGTGCaggaaatgagaggaaaaacatataaaaacacatGTTGTATAATAAACTAATATACCATTTTGTATGTGAaccaaatattgatattttaaaaattatgttgtatttttttattatttattgctattttaataaattaaatttgatacttttttcaattatttttacagtttttgagaTATATTGTATTTCGAGattgaattcattttaaaagtacatttcttttgttaattttacaaATGAGGATTAGTAACCTGGcgagagccagattgatgtgtagcccctccctctaactccagttctccacattgatctgtgtctgtgtctggtAAATCCTTTTGGAACTGGGGAGGGACacgaacagaatgcttgaagctgattgggtgaAACGCCTGTcgaccatgatttgttttagccaatcacacgtcAACAAATGATGTCGTCATTGacatgcgccgcagagacgctacaacaacaacaaggttCCGCTGGTGCCTTCGTCACATCCGGATATctcgccctaaaccacaacactgcctcgtGATTGATTCAAACCGTTTCAGTTTGGATTCGAAAGGCAAGacgggaacagcacaagatggattctcctgctgttcacaaacacaaaccaatttgtcagttcatttattttattattgtccCTCATAATTGTTATTTGAGACTTCATTTAGAAGCTAAaatggtggcaaaagtgtctcctattttgtgtctgaaccagagtgaAGCAAGATAATTGGCTTtcttcccccttttaaggttagaattaaagttaagttgagtcgaacaaaccatattgtcttttgctctctgtattgaTCTCATCCGTAGGAGTGATGAGCCACagcggtttggagagcttccttcaATGCTCGGTAGATACttcactttaaactatctctcaTTTATGTCGATCAATTattaagaatttcaggaggaccctatTTAAATCTCAAGCGACCCAAATttggccaccaacccaatgttgagaacgtTTAATTTTACCCTTTCAAATGTCTAAACCCATTGAAAGTGTTTTTGTGGCCTTGCACGTGTTGGTGGTTGGAGGGTTTAGAGAATTAGGGCCActgaaaaaaaaggcagaggtctaaaatttagttttaattttgaaaaagtaaaaattctgagattaaagtcagacTTCTGAGGAAAAAGTCCTGATTCTGACTGTAATCTaagaattcagatttatttttttcctcagaaatCTGACTTTACTTGAaacatttgtaataaaaaatttaagaccttgtttttttttttttcaagggcccTAATCTTCTAACATATAATTtcccttatattttatatatatatatatatatgtgtgtgtgtgtgtgtggaaaataCAGAATTTGTATGTGATTTTAGAAAATGGTGCCAGGGACATTTCACCTGTTTGTGTTGCTAACCTAACCGTTCTTTATCTcggctgtttttaaaaaaggtgaAATGTTTCCCTCTGTGGTCAGTCAATAAATCTGATGGGTCATAAAACTCGAACACAAAACGGCACAAGATGAAAATTAGCCATAGGCTACAATCCCAcatatttacatacattttcatatttaaataaatggtcatgaatatgtattgtcccttatatgaataaatacattaatgaaaGTGCTAAAATATTTAGACTTTTGAATATTTCTAAAATTCTAGAGCTTATTCTTCTGTGGAAAGTTTGAGTGATGCTTTtcaacattgtgtgtgtgtgtgtgtgtgtgtgtgtgtgtgtgcgctttcAGGTGAGCCCTCAGtttgacagctcagcagcagcagcagctcctccaaGACGAGGAAGGAGGAAGGTTAGAGCTGCTGTGAGTCTGGTGGACAACAGCACGCAGCTCTGCAGGAAAACCAGCGCGTCCACGTTCCCCTCTTTAACGTTTAGGACGAGGACGACTGCGTCTGCGGCAGAAAACCAACCACGAGCTTTGACTCGTAGCAAAAGTAACTGTGTCACAGCCAGGAGAGCCTCAGAGACCACAGCTCAGGGTTCTACTGGTGATTCTACGCCGACACCGGCTCAGGTGGAGGATGAAAGCATCCGTTCATCACCACATCCGCTCCTTTATGCGCCGTGCACGCCGCCGTGCACTCAGCAGCCTGATGCTTTAGCGGTGGACACACCTGAGAAGGATTACGGTGTGAAGGTgacatggaggaggaggaaggagctGATGTGTCTGTTAAAGGAGAGAGGATTCCTCTCTGAGTCTGATGCACTTAGTCACAGCTGATGACATCGTtattttactgtaaactgaacatagagctgatttttttatcatcatttcaCCATCAGAATATTTAAAACTATGTTTGTAATGAAATACGCATCTTATCAGCTTTGCCTGTGTTGGAATTATGACTTTAAACATGAAAATCATCATTATTTGAGCgttaaatagaaatatatagtCGTCAATGACTTGGAACAGAAGGTTATGTGTGAATAAAccacaggaaaaaaacacaaaagacaataTGTGAATCAAAAACATGACTCGCTTTTGATTTAATTGcaaaatgtgttaaataattacacaataatgacattaaataataaaatgtaataaatgtaaataaatgaatgcatgtGAAAAGGAGATTAAAAACTATTCGATTTAACTCGTCTTTAAGTAATTAAAGATAATATAAATGACTGAGTTGAAGGTATGTTAAACTCGACATGGATATCTGCAATGTTCAGTTTTACTTTACATCTTCAACCGAGATTAAATGTAAAAACGACTTCCCATAACATAGCTCAGCTACGACTACGTGTAGCACACcctgaaaaaaatgatgtaCCGTTGTTTACgtgtataaatgtaaaaaaaagggcatacaaatgtttttaaaggtaGTTTAGTGGACTTTTCTTGTAAGGCTGaggttacatttttttgaaattattaatGTTCTGAGAAAAAAGACAGAATGTAAACTCTGGATTCTGACTTGAGAATGAATCTTGATATACAGTTATTTACGTGTAGAGATATTTAAAAAGGGcataaaaatggttaaaaaagaaataagttttttttattaatgttctcagaaaaaaaaaaaatgcagaattcTAACTTTTTTGCTCAGaacattaattaaaaagaaTATTGAACCTTGACCTGAcaagaaaaatttaaaacactctacttttttttttttttttttttcaattaaatttaaaaaaaaaaaaaaaaaaaaaaacatttatacatGTTTAAAGTCAGAATACGGAGGGGGAAAAAGTCACAATTCTGACTTCTAAAATACTTTTAACAtctataaaactgaaaaaaagggtatgtaaatggttaaaaaatgttgcGTTTTGTAGATTTCTGAGAAAAAGTCAGAATCCTGATTTGGTAATGGTATGCAGTTATTTACgtgtataaatataaaaatggtaataaaaaaaaaaaaagtagaattttgtggatttttcttgtcAGGCCTATTTTAGAATAAACTGGGGCTTTTCTGGCCCCAGAACTCAATTTATTTAGAAACTTCAGCTTTAAATTACAGCCaaaaaatatgttgaaatgAAGAAGTCACACATCCGCCCTAATACATGCACCGACCAATGAAATTCCACCTAAGAATGCAGCAGCCAATCGCAGCCCTGCTTCTTCATGCGCTTGGTAACCAAGGACGACGCAACAGTTCTTTCTCCccaacagctaaaaaaaaaaaaaagtctccttAACAACGATATTATTACCAGCGGATAGACATGAGTTACTACAGCATGAGGTAAGACTCTCATactgtgtgttttaatattagCCTGTTAGCTTCTCACCTCACCGTTAGCAGTGTGTCCATCAGCGGGGAAACCTCCACTAGTTTCCCCCAAAGGTTCCACACTTGGACCGGGTCTCCGGTAGCTAACACCGTTAGCTGCTCCTTACCGACCCCAGCGTGTCTTCTCCATcggtaaaagttactttttatgGCACGAAAACGCCTGAGAAAAGTGAAAGtagtattaacacacacacacacacacacacacacatattttaaagctAGTAGTAGGAATACATACATTTCTGTCTGGGTTTATTCTCTTATTTCTGCTCATTATTTAAGTCATTCTCTAACACTAATATGGACTAAacggattttttttcttgtctaatATTTGCTAAGTCTGATTTGTTGAGGGTTAGAGCCATGAACACATCTGAAGGTGTGCTGTAGTATCTGCCACCAGTCATTAAGGGCCAGCGTGTCCAAAAAAGTAACTTCATCGATGAAGTCATCGCCTAATTTAAACATTTGATATTGATTTAATGATCGAAGCAGTAGAGGAATACTCATGTCATGGGagataaataatcaataaatagatAAACACTAGGGCTGGGAAATATActgtgattcaagatatatcgagttttctattttggcgatatagaaaattacgaTATCACCTATATTGagataaatctatatttttgtaatttgtttttatttatacaatcacacggTACAAATCATGtcatacaaatatttaatattatacatAGAGTACAGTCAGTGTTCTTTACAATTTGTCTGTATTTCTGAAATATGTGTTTTATAGCTTAATAtaagagttgctgcttttgtttcGTTACTTctcaaaaaatgaaaagcagaagttagatggattaccagaccttcacctaaacaagccacactacagaactcactcacacgtgctgttcattacaggagaaaaagccaaaagtggctcatattgtgcagcattttgttaataaatgtgcctctgtggcatttttcaccagcaaatttaacccagaattgttttctGGTGAGACTTTGTTGAGTTAAAGATATTGAGATTAAATCGTATATCGGcaatttgaagaaaaatattgagatatgagttttggtccatatcgctcagccctaATAAACACTCTAAATAGCGCTTTGGATTTTCTGTGGACGCTAAAAATGGATGATGTTGGAAATATGTCTGACaatgtagaatttttttttaattaattgagttgtttttctttaagtCGACGGCAATAACCACATTCTATACATTTAGTATTAAATATGgtactgtttttgttgtgtatctACTCTTTCTACAcaacatagttttttttttacacattttatttagtatTGACAGAAACTATTCCCGTTATCCCAAAACTGCACATGACATTTTCACAGTATACCAAGATCAACGTGTTCATACATAATGTCATATGTACGTCATGTTCCTGACCCCGTTGCCCTGGTTACCAGATGTACCATCACTATCGCTatatataagcaccgggaaaactgagagcccctgcaaatattgttgagtttcatttatacagtaattcatgttttctctaccATTTTGATTTTCTTCTGTGGGCTGAATTGAAACCTCCagagggccagatttggcccccgagccattAGTTTGACACGTGCCCTACAGATTAAACCACCAGTTTAAATATGGTGGAAATACGTGATGTAAGTGAGGGTATATAGATTGTCAGTTCTCCGTAATCGAGACCAATCAGAGGCTTTAATGATGGACGACATCCTGGTATTAAATGTCGACACATCTGTAAATAAAacagctgctgtgtgtgtgagagagagagagagagagagagagagagagagaatgagcTGAATATGTTTTTATCTCGCGCTGAATGTGTGGCACAAATAATCCCTCCATGGTGCAGCAGAGGTTCCCGTGAGGAACAATATTATGGTTTCCTCTGGTGGTTTATTTCCATCATTTGTTTGCAGTGCAGTAATTACTCCCTCTGTGTTCATCACTACGTACGACTCCTCACGACAAACACGTTACAACACTCTGGTGCCATCTTTAAGTCACTGACTTTGATGTTGAAGGAATGAATGGGATTTTCTGTCTCCTAGCAACAACATTAAGATCTCTGAACACTGAGAAAACACAGAAAGGACAAATGAGAACTGATACAAGGAAAActaatgcatttaagggctttCAAATacctacaaatttgattaaaattgaGCTTTAATTAATGACTATTCTCTTCCCAAATcttgtgaaataattttttgGAATGTacatataacataaaataaaacaatatttaaatagAATTTAAATCTACGTCTACCCAATGTCCCGTACTTTATGTAAtgctatattttcatttaatggCAGGTTTAGAGGTTTAAAAATAAGAAGATAGGTAAAGATTAACAGTCTAGATGTGATACAGAGAGCTGTGAAAATTACATCCACTGCAGTATTTCTAAgatttgttgcattttaatgTCACACCATCATTCTTTACATGATCACAGTGCAATACGTGTCATTTAACCCTCAAcatgacatcaaaaatactcagaatgagaaaaaaatacacaaaactacaagaaCAATACACtaagtgacaaaaatacactaaaaatcaagaaaaagaaattgacaaaattactcaaattacacaaaatgaccagaaaaatactcaaaatcactaaaaatacacaatatgtctCCATGAATACACAAGTTgacaacacatacacaaaatgactccaccaatttgtgaaatgacaCCATAAAACCccacaaattaacaacaaaaatacacaaaatgaaaaacctgaaacactacaaacatgaaaaataaaaccatgGAACTAAAGTTCACTAAATgactataaatacacaaataaacaacactAATACAGTAACAGACTCAATGATTTTTGACTGAAACGACCTGTAGGGCAAATATTACattgagttgtgtgtgtgtgtgtgtgtgtgtgtgtgtgtgtgtgcgcactttAAAGCTCGGCCTTTCTCAGATCTCTGCTGCTCTCTGACATTCAGGACTTTCTCAGCCGTCCCTGGCTGGATCCTGTTGTCATGGTAACGGGAGGAGTAAACCTCCCTGTGTCTCTGAgggacacacacatactcagatacacacacacacagacacacacagatacagtgGGTAGTCTGTGAGGTGTGAGACGTTAGATTGTGTTTCTGAGGCTGATTCATGGACACGTTGAAGACTGAGGGCTCACAGCCTGCGTACAGCCGCTGGT
This genomic window from Gouania willdenowi chromosome 6, fGouWil2.1, whole genome shotgun sequence contains:
- the rhno1 gene encoding RAD9, HUS1, RAD1-interacting nuclear orphan protein 1, with amino-acid sequence MPRRGKKSEKPPLQFLERPVSVAKVQRHDPEVRAAFNPKEFFTESQTESSSVLNSWVSPQFDSSAAAAAPPRRGRRKVRAAVSLVDNSTQLCRKTSASTFPSLTFRTRTTASAAENQPRALTRSKSNCVTARRASETTAQGSTGDSTPTPAQVEDESIRSSPHPLLYAPCTPPCTQQPDALAVDTPEKDYGVKVTWRRRKELMCLLKERGFLSESDALSHS